From a single bacterium genomic region:
- a CDS encoding aquaporin codes for AVGPALVAEFLYTFALVYVMLNVTTAKGTAGNSFYGLAIGMTVMTGAFAVGGISGGVFNPAVAVGISTMGLVPWSSFWIYLVANLAGGAAASLVFKSLNPEDA; via the coding sequence GCCGTGGGGCCTGCGTTGGTCGCGGAGTTCCTCTATACCTTTGCGTTGGTATACGTGATGCTCAACGTCACGACCGCTAAAGGAACCGCAGGGAACTCCTTTTACGGCCTGGCGATCGGGATGACCGTGATGACCGGCGCATTTGCCGTGGGCGGGATCTCGGGCGGCGTGTTCAACCCGGCGGTGGCGGTGGGTATCTCGACGATGGGACTGGTCCCCTGGTCGAGTTTTTGGATCTACTTGGTCGCGAACTTGGCCGGCGGTGCCGCGGCCTCGCTAGTGTTCAAGTCGCTGAATCCCGAGGACGCGTAA